Proteins encoded by one window of Collimonas fungivorans:
- a CDS encoding CoA-acylating methylmalonate-semialdehyde dehydrogenase translates to MNLTSSTSQINHFISGAVATGRSERYSDVFNPATGAVVAQVALASPQEVDKAVASARAAFPAWAETSPLRRARIMFKFKELLEQHHDQLAALITREHGKVFSDAKGEVVRGIEVVEFACGIPHLLKTSHTDNIGGGIDNWNLRQPLGVVAGITPFNFPVMVPMWMFPVAIACGNCFILKPSERDPSASLLIADLLKQAGLPDGVFNVVQGDKTAVDALLAHPDVQALSFVGSTPIAEYIYTEGARRGKRVQALGGAKNHLVVMPDADLEQAVDALIGAAYGSAGERCMAISVAVAVGDVADRLVQQLAQRAAALKIGNGDQADSEMGPLVTGVHKAKVEAYIAKGVEEGAKLLVDGRGISVAGHENGFFVGGTLFDHVTPEMTIYKEEIFGPVLAVVRVPDLAGAVELVNAHEFGNGVSLFTSDGGVARAFSRQIQVGMVGINVPIPVPMAWHSFGGWKRSLFGDHHAYGEEGIRFYTRYKSIMQRWPDSIAKGAEFTMPVAK, encoded by the coding sequence ATGAACCTTACTTCCAGCACTTCTCAAATCAATCACTTCATTTCCGGCGCAGTGGCGACCGGCCGCTCCGAGCGCTATTCCGACGTTTTTAATCCTGCCACCGGCGCCGTCGTCGCCCAGGTAGCGCTGGCCTCGCCACAGGAAGTGGATAAAGCCGTCGCCAGCGCCCGCGCGGCGTTCCCGGCCTGGGCCGAAACCTCGCCGCTGCGCCGCGCCCGCATCATGTTCAAGTTCAAGGAACTGCTGGAGCAGCACCATGACCAGCTGGCGGCGCTGATCACGCGCGAACACGGCAAGGTGTTTTCCGACGCCAAGGGCGAAGTGGTGCGCGGCATCGAAGTGGTGGAGTTCGCCTGCGGCATCCCGCACCTGCTCAAGACCAGCCATACCGACAATATCGGCGGCGGCATCGACAACTGGAACCTGCGCCAGCCTCTGGGCGTGGTAGCCGGCATCACGCCGTTCAATTTCCCGGTGATGGTGCCGATGTGGATGTTTCCGGTGGCGATCGCCTGCGGCAACTGCTTCATCCTGAAACCCTCCGAACGCGATCCTTCGGCCAGCTTGCTGATCGCCGACCTGCTCAAGCAAGCCGGCTTGCCGGACGGCGTTTTCAATGTGGTGCAAGGCGACAAGACGGCAGTCGACGCCTTGCTAGCCCATCCCGATGTGCAGGCGCTGTCGTTCGTCGGCTCCACCCCGATTGCGGAATACATCTACACCGAAGGCGCGCGCCGCGGCAAACGCGTGCAAGCGCTGGGCGGCGCCAAGAACCATCTGGTGGTGATGCCGGACGCCGATCTCGAGCAGGCGGTCGATGCGCTGATCGGCGCTGCTTACGGCTCGGCCGGCGAGCGCTGCATGGCGATTTCGGTGGCGGTCGCGGTGGGCGATGTCGCCGACCGCCTGGTGCAGCAGCTGGCGCAACGCGCCGCCGCCCTGAAGATCGGCAACGGCGACCAGGCCGATTCCGAGATGGGGCCGCTGGTCACCGGCGTGCACAAGGCCAAGGTCGAGGCTTACATCGCCAAAGGTGTTGAAGAGGGTGCAAAACTGTTGGTCGATGGCCGCGGCATCAGCGTTGCCGGCCATGAAAACGGTTTTTTTGTCGGCGGCACCTTGTTCGATCACGTCACCCCGGAAATGACCATCTACAAGGAAGAAATTTTCGGCCCGGTGCTGGCGGTGGTGCGCGTGCCGGACCTGGCCGGCGCGGTGGAACTGGTCAACGCCCACGAGTTCGGCAACGGCGTTTCCCTGTTTACCAGCGACGGCGGCGTGGCGCGCGCATTTTCACGGCAGATCCAGGTCGGCATGGTCGGCATCAACGTGCCGATCCCGGTGCCCATGGCCTGGCACTCCTTCGGCGGCTGGAAACGTTCGCTGTTCGGTGACCACCACGCTTACGGCGAGGAAGGCATCCGCTTCTATACACGCTACAAGAGCATCATGCAGCGCTGGCCAGACAGCATCGCCAAGGGCGCCGAGTTCACCATGCCGGTCGCCAAGTAA
- a CDS encoding IclR family transcriptional regulator, whose protein sequence is MKDDNSQQEVVDALFNQSLEKGLAVLRAFDARRRTMTLADVAEATAITKSSAQRMIYTLEALGYVKKHPATRRYQLTPKVMEIGYNYLEADTLVDVANPFLAELANTTGETTNMTEPYENQMVYVARFVGHQFIPIHMPIGSRIPMYCTGSGRAYLSTLAAADARAVLQSSQLTARTPHTRTGIDDIMALLATAREKGYACNNEELFLGDMTIAAPIISNQGAAVAALHVVTPSSRWTLAEAEKKIGPLVLDCARSISNSIRTLT, encoded by the coding sequence ATGAAAGATGACAATTCGCAGCAAGAAGTTGTCGACGCCTTGTTCAACCAGTCGCTGGAAAAAGGCCTGGCGGTATTGCGCGCCTTCGACGCCCGCCGCCGCACCATGACGTTGGCTGATGTGGCCGAGGCGACGGCTATCACCAAGAGTTCGGCGCAGCGCATGATCTACACGCTGGAGGCGCTGGGATATGTGAAGAAGCATCCGGCCACGCGCCGCTATCAGCTGACGCCGAAGGTGATGGAGATCGGCTATAACTACCTGGAGGCGGATACCCTGGTCGATGTCGCCAATCCTTTCCTGGCGGAGCTGGCCAACACCACCGGCGAGACTACCAACATGACCGAGCCGTACGAGAACCAGATGGTGTACGTGGCGCGTTTCGTCGGCCATCAGTTCATTCCGATCCACATGCCGATCGGCAGCCGCATCCCGATGTACTGCACCGGTTCCGGCCGGGCCTACTTGAGCACGCTGGCGGCGGCGGACGCGCGCGCGGTGCTGCAGTCGAGCCAGCTGACGGCGCGTACGCCGCATACCCGCACCGGCATCGACGACATCATGGCGCTGCTGGCGACGGCGCGCGAAAAAGGCTATGCCTGCAACAATGAAGAATTGTTCCTGGGCGACATGACGATTGCCGCGCCCATCATCAGCAACCAGGGTGCGGCGGTGGCGGCGCTCCATGTGGTGACGCCGAGCAGCCGCTGGACGCTGGCGGAAGCGGAAAAGAAGATAGGCCCGCTGGTGCTGGACTGCGCGCGTTCAATCAGCAACTCGATCCGCACCCTGACCTGA